One genomic segment of Pseudomonadota bacterium includes these proteins:
- a CDS encoding FG-GAP-like repeat-containing protein: protein MNPLTKLLTALVVSLACTSAALAHHVVWLDFSDFDLSAWTTVNGNTPPSSNDVDAIKDLIIMEMSRDHSAFDVTFSEYEPPNGRFTRVKFMNDDEGGTLGCAGPGCCEGGDCSGIDTWEQENSDCEVYAGSFSNLSPELTGSSATLERIARAIAHTASHELGHVMGLQHCNAADDSITLGCGAAETDTDDDNVNWHIMASGTSWGLTAEQRAARDRFFSIHASKREWIADVQPRNHFLSLPNINGGAGWSDIVWGRALSHGTMEWWGRLSSSSDFGSRTQWRTDAGETDSIFLTGDVDGDNRDDLVYGRIKSATQVKWFVRLSTGTEYGPQTTWRDDAGDVGDIFRLADVDNDGRADLVYGRPLSPTVVKWYVRRSTGTSFDSWETWIEDAGANESIFFLTDLGGDGDADLLYGKALDDDTVKWWGRFAKGNEFGDLSVWREDAGNKGDTFFAEDIGGDGDADLIYGRTLSDIHVKWWGRYSNGSEFGTLFEMDFDAGSAGDLHRIGDGNGDGRADLFYGRNAGQDNLSGTPDLLQIKWYGRLGLGGTFDNWTIWREDSGDDGDMYP, encoded by the coding sequence ATGAACCCGCTTACGAAACTGTTGACTGCACTAGTGGTCAGCCTCGCCTGCACCAGCGCCGCCCTCGCCCACCACGTAGTGTGGCTGGACTTCTCCGACTTCGACCTCTCGGCCTGGACCACCGTGAACGGCAACACGCCGCCCTCGAGCAACGACGTCGACGCCATCAAGGACCTGATCATCATGGAGATGTCCCGGGACCACTCGGCCTTCGACGTGACCTTCAGCGAGTACGAACCGCCCAACGGTCGCTTCACCCGGGTGAAGTTCATGAACGATGACGAGGGCGGCACCCTCGGCTGCGCCGGCCCCGGGTGCTGCGAGGGTGGCGACTGCTCAGGCATCGACACCTGGGAGCAGGAGAACAGCGACTGCGAGGTCTACGCCGGCAGCTTCTCCAACCTGAGCCCTGAACTCACCGGCTCCAGCGCCACCCTCGAGCGCATCGCCCGGGCCATCGCCCACACGGCCAGCCATGAGCTCGGTCACGTGATGGGACTGCAGCACTGCAACGCCGCCGACGACTCCATCACCCTCGGCTGTGGCGCGGCCGAGACGGATACGGACGACGACAACGTGAACTGGCACATCATGGCCAGCGGCACGAGCTGGGGCCTGACCGCGGAACAGCGTGCGGCCCGCGACCGTTTCTTCAGCATCCACGCCAGCAAGCGCGAGTGGATCGCCGACGTGCAGCCGCGCAACCACTTCCTCTCCCTGCCCAACATCAACGGCGGCGCCGGCTGGAGCGACATCGTATGGGGCCGCGCCCTCTCCCACGGCACCATGGAGTGGTGGGGTCGGCTGTCGTCCAGCAGTGACTTCGGGTCGCGCACCCAGTGGCGCACTGATGCCGGCGAGACCGACAGCATCTTCCTCACCGGCGATGTGGACGGCGACAACCGCGACGACCTCGTCTACGGCCGCATCAAGAGCGCCACCCAGGTGAAGTGGTTTGTTCGCCTCTCCACCGGCACCGAATACGGCCCGCAAACCACCTGGCGCGACGACGCCGGCGACGTCGGTGACATCTTCCGCCTCGCAGACGTGGACAACGACGGCCGCGCCGACCTCGTCTACGGCCGTCCTTTGAGCCCCACCGTGGTCAAGTGGTACGTTCGCCGCTCCACGGGCACCAGCTTCGACAGCTGGGAAACCTGGATCGAGGACGCCGGCGCCAACGAGAGCATCTTCTTCCTCACCGACCTCGGCGGCGACGGCGATGCGGACCTCCTCTACGGCAAGGCCCTCGACGACGACACCGTCAAGTGGTGGGGTCGCTTCGCCAAGGGCAACGAGTTCGGCGATCTCAGCGTATGGCGCGAAGACGCCGGCAACAAGGGCGATACCTTCTTCGCCGAAGACATCGGCGGCGACGGTGATGCAGACCTGATCTACGGCCGCACGCTGTCGGACATTCACGTGAAGTGGTGGGGTCGCTACTCCAACGGCAGCGAGTTCGGCACCCTATTCGAGATGGACTTCGACGCTGGCTCCGCGGGTGACCTGCACCGCATCGGTGATGGCAACGGCGACGGCCGAGCCGACCTCTTCTACGGGCGCAACGCGGGGCAAGACAACCTGTCCGGCACACCGGATCTGCTGCAGATCAAGTGGTACGGACGTCTGGGGTTGGGGGGAACCTTCGACAACTGGACCATTTGGCGGGAAGACAGTGGCGATGACGGGGATATGTATCCCTGA
- a CDS encoding HEAT repeat domain-containing protein gives MHRTLATAGRALAASTLLALAATTTTPALAEWRTTDLDDLMNASTNIAIADVVNVAPGVEPGSQIATLTLRSAFKGNPEPSFKLAGAERDPAMVHFESGRTVIAFFNDIPGEPGEVVAMDQGVATIVPAQANATNALLQLVQDKGANLRISDTLQYLQAGNPRVPRAMLAALLSQLDGSATLQDASAIRRLACRPQDFQPPAAFLGIRLTGLLAIQNARACLERHATTPSGAYAIEAVSALGNFADPRSLQPLLSLIPQGSPTPFPEGTDPQEQDGPGPDFDPEEEGVPTPDPREESDDLPPRPTPEDAIDNGRDEPDDDVSEDDDANDEQNPPGNVEEIDDAPYDTDDESPRHHDGGLTSAAVLALGQLADPTAVPRIAAIAREGDNLGLHSTVVHALALIASDRARRELGAIATGHPNPIVRTSAQQALQRLAN, from the coding sequence ATGCACCGCACCCTAGCCACCGCTGGCCGAGCACTCGCCGCCAGCACCCTGCTCGCGCTAGCCGCCACCACCACCACGCCCGCCCTGGCCGAGTGGCGAACGACCGACCTCGACGATCTCATGAACGCGTCGACCAACATCGCCATCGCCGACGTGGTGAACGTCGCGCCGGGCGTCGAGCCCGGCAGCCAGATCGCCACCCTCACCTTGCGTAGCGCCTTCAAGGGCAACCCCGAGCCCAGCTTCAAGCTGGCAGGTGCTGAGCGAGACCCCGCGATGGTGCACTTTGAAAGCGGCCGCACGGTGATTGCGTTCTTCAACGACATCCCCGGCGAGCCCGGTGAGGTCGTGGCCATGGACCAGGGCGTCGCGACCATCGTCCCCGCCCAGGCCAACGCCACCAACGCCCTGCTGCAACTCGTGCAGGACAAGGGCGCCAACCTGCGTATCAGCGACACGCTGCAGTACCTGCAAGCCGGCAATCCCCGGGTGCCCCGTGCCATGCTCGCCGCGCTGCTCTCCCAGCTCGACGGCAGCGCCACGCTGCAGGACGCCAGCGCCATCCGGCGCCTGGCCTGCCGCCCGCAGGACTTCCAACCCCCAGCCGCCTTCCTCGGCATTCGCCTGACGGGCCTGCTCGCCATTCAGAATGCGCGCGCCTGTCTTGAGCGCCACGCCACGACGCCCAGCGGCGCCTACGCCATCGAAGCCGTGTCCGCCCTCGGCAACTTTGCTGATCCACGCAGCCTCCAGCCCCTGCTGTCCCTGATCCCGCAAGGCTCGCCGACGCCCTTCCCCGAAGGCACGGATCCCCAGGAGCAGGACGGCCCCGGCCCCGACTTCGACCCCGAGGAAGAAGGCGTCCCCACACCGGATCCCCGGGAGGAGAGCGACGACCTCCCGCCCCGCCCGACACCGGAGGATGCGATCGACAACGGCCGCGACGAGCCGGACGACGACGTGAGCGAGGACGACGACGCCAACGACGAGCAAAACCCACCGGGCAACGTCGAGGAGATCGACGACGCGCCCTACGACACGGACGACGAGTCGCCCCGGCACCACGACGGTGGCCTCACCAGCGCCGCGGTGCTCGCCCTCGGCCAGCTCGCCGACCCCACCGCCGTGCCTCGCATCGCCGCCATCGCCCGCGAGGGCGACAACTTAGGGCTGCACAGCACCGTGGTCCACGCCTTGGCCCTGATCGCCTCGGACCGCGCCCGACGCGAGCTGGGCGCGATCGCCACCGGTCACCCCAACCCGATCGTCCGCACCTCGGCGCAGCAGGCGCTGCAGCGCCTCGCCAACTAA